Below is a genomic region from Rouxiella chamberiensis.
CGAAATCGGCCTGGTATTAAGTATTTTTTACTTTGGATTCTGGCTGATGCAGCTGCCGGGCGGATGGTTGGCAGACCGTTTTGGATCCAAGGCGATCATCATGATCGGTATTGGCTGCTGGTCGCTGTTCACCCTGTTTACCGGCATGGCGTGGTCGCTCGGCGCGCTGCTGGTTATCCGCCTGCTGTTTGGCGTGGGTGAAGGCATTTTTCCGTCGGCGTCGGTCAAGGGCGTGACGGAAAACTTCAGCCTTGAAGATAAACCCAAAGTCTCTTCCTTCCTGATGTCTTCCAACTACATCGGCAGCATGCTCGCGCCTTTGCTGATTGCGCCGCTGCTGATTCATTTCGGCTGGCGTCATGTGTTCATGATGATTGGCGGACTGGGGATCGCCTTTGTGCTGGTGTATGGCCTGACCGTTCGCCGCAAAGAGAGCTGCACCGCCGTGCATCAGCGAATGAACGGTGCGGACCTGCGCGAACTGTTGAGAAAGCCGCTGATGTGGAAACTGGCGGCCGTGTGGTTTGGACTGAGCCTGATTAACAAGGGACTCGACACCTGGATGCCGATTTACCTGATGACCGAACGCGGCTTGAATCTCAAGGCGGTCGGCGTGCTGCTGCCCATTCCGTACCTGATGGCGGGTATCGCAACCATGCTGGGCGGCTGGGTGATGATCAAGTTTTTCGACGGCAAAGAGAAATACATGCTGATGGTCAGTGCCGCGCTGACGGCCTTTTTCCTCTATTTCATGTACAGCGCGCAGTCGATTTCAGCGGTGATCGCGGCGCAGGCCTGCGTCTATTTCTTTAAATCCTTTGTGTTTGCCGTCGCCATTGCGTTGCCGACGAAAATTCTGGCGGAAAAAATGATGGGAACGGGCATAGGCATGATCAACTTTGGTGGACAGGCGGCAGGCTTTGTCGCGCCGCTGGTGATTGGCGTGCTGGTGCAGCATTACAGCTATTCCGCCGCGTTTATTTTCCTGATGATTGCGGCTGCATCTTCGGTGGTTATCAGCATGACGCTGCGTACACCGACCAGCCAGCAAATTAAGGCGGAACGTGCCTGAGAGACGGGTTTCGCCTGAATGATACAACGCGTTTTTGACAAGGAGAGAGGCCATGACCGAACTATGCGACCTGTCGGCTACAGAGGCCCGCAGCCTGATTGGACAGAAACAGATATCACCGGTCGAGCTGACCGAAAGCTGCATTCGCCGCATCGAAGAGGTGAATCCGGCCGTCAACGCGGTAGTGGCACACGATTTTGCCGCCGCCCGCGCGCAGGCACGCCAGCAGGAGCAGGCCGTGGTGCGCGGCGAAACCCTGGGTCCGCTGCACGGGTTGCCGCTCGGCGTGAAAGACATGATTGATGCCGCCGGGCTGCCGACCAGCTGCGGCAGTCTGTCGCGCAAGGACTATCTGCCCGAAAAAGACGAGCGGCTGGTGCGTGTGCTGCGCGAAGCCGGTGCCAATGTGCTGGGAAAAACCAATGTGCCCGAATGGGGCGCGGGCGGAAATTCCCGTAATCCGGTGTACGGCACGACCGGCAATCCTTTTGATACCACCAAGTCGGCGGCCGGGTCGTCCGGTGGTTCGGCGGCGGGATTGGCGAGCGGCATGTTCCCGATAGCCACCGGCTCCGATACCGGCGGTTCGCTGCGCAATCCGGCGGCCTTTAATGGCGTGGTCGGCTTTCGCCCGACGGCAGGACTCATCCCTGCCGAAAAACGCGGCACGGCGTGGCTGCAAATCTCGACGCTGGGGCCGATGGCGCGTACTGTCGAAGACGTGGCAACACTGTTTACCGTCATGATGGGCGAAGATAAAAGCGATCCGCTGGCGCATACTGTTCATGGACGCACGATGCGCCACGCCCGCGAATTTACGCCGATTGCGCCGCTGGACCTCTCCGCCCAGCGCGTCGCGCTCACTACCGATTTCGGTTTCGCGCCCACTGAAACCGGCGTCGCCGAGACGTTTATCGAAAAAACGGGGCGTTTCAAACAGGTATTCAAATGTGCCGAATTCGCGACACCCGACTGTAGCGGCACGGATGAAGCCTTTGAAAAAATTCGTTCGCTGATGTTCTTGACCGGTACACGCGAGCTTTATCAACGAGATCCGAATCAGGTCGGCGAAAACGTGCGGCTCAATGTGGAAGAAGGGCTGCGCTACACGGCGCAGGACATCGCGCGCGGACTGGATCTGCAAACGCAGATTTACCGCCGCTGGCAACTTTTCTTCGACGACTATGACTTTATGCTGTCGCCCTCGGTCACTATCAGCCCGCGTCCGTGGACCGAGCTGTATCCGAAGGAGATAAACGGGCAGGCCACGCGCACCTATTATCACTGGCTGGCGCTGGCCTATGCATCGACGATTGCCGGTCTGCCGTCGGTTTCGCTGCCGGTCGGGGTAGATCAGTACGGAATGCCGTTCGGCCTGCAAATCATAGGTCCGCGCGGCGGTGACGTTCAGCTGCTGCGCATGGCCTACGCGTTGCAGGAGCAGTTGAAAGGCAGTCCGTCGACCGCACGGCCGGTGCCCGACATTGCGGCGCTGAAACGCGCCAGGCCGATTGCCGACATGCCTGATTTCTATCTGCCGGTAGGTCAGGGTTAGTCTGGTGTTTCCAGCGGCGGAATTTCTCTGCCGCTCACCCTCTTTTAAGCTTTGGAGCCATGCCATGAGTATTCCCGCCAATCTGCCTTTTTCGCCGATCCGCATTGTGGACGGAATCGCCTATTTATCCGGTGAAGTGCCGTTTGAAGCCGACGGCAGCTTTGCTTCAAGCATCACGCAACAAACCGACACCATGCTCGGGCGCGTAAAGGCGCGTCTGGAAGAGCATGGCATCAGAATGCGCGATGTCATTTCCTGTACGGTTTACCTGACGGACAAAGCCTATTTCGCCGAGTTCAATCAGGCGTATGCCCGCTGGTTTACCGCGCCGCTGCCTGTAAGAACCACGGTCTGCGCAGGAATGATGGTTGACGACGCGGCGATGGAAATCACCGTCATCGCCCGCGTGCCCGCCTAAATTTTCGGAGTCTCGAAACATGAAATACGACGTATTGGTGTTGGGTGCGGGCATGGTCGGTGTGAGCAGCGCGCTACATTTGCAGGCCAGGGGGCGGTCGGTTGTATTGTTCGACCGGCAGGCCGCCGGTCTGGAAACGTCGTTCGGCAATGCGGGCATCATCCAGCGCGAGGCGGTGCGACCCTATGCCTTTCCGCGTGCCCTGTCGGTTATCGCGGGCGCGGCCACCAATCGTCGTCTTGATGTACGGTATCACGCAGCGGCGCTGCGCCACGTTGCCGGCCCTTTGTTGCGATATTTCAATCACTCGGCTTCTGCGCCGTATGCCAGGATCGCCGCAGACTATGCCTCGATGATAGCGATGTCGATCGATACCCACGCCGAGCTTATTCGTGCGGCGCAGGCGGAATCGCTTGTGAAGAAGCAGGGATGGCTGATGCTGATGCGCAGTGAAAAAATCTGGCGGCCGCCTTTGCCGAGGCCGACCTGCTGCACCGCGAAAACGGCGTAAATCACCGTAAGCTTAACCGCGCCGAACTGGCCGCACTGGAACCCGGCATAGCAAAAGATCAGCTGGCAGGCGCGGTACACTGGACCGATCCCTGGACGCTGCGCAGCCCCGGAGAACTGGTGCAGGCCTATGCAGCACTATTTACGCAACGCGGCGGCGAGATGCGGCTGGGCGATGCGCTTTCGCTGGAAAAACAGGCCGAAGGCTGGCAGGTGCGCACGCAAAGTGGCGAAACAGTGACGGCAAAAGAGGTCGTGATCGCGCTTGGCCCGTGGACCACGCGGCTTACCGAGCGTTTTGGTTTCGCTCCGCCGATGTTCGTCAAACGCGGCTATCACATGCATTACGCGGCGTTGCCCGACAGAAAACTCGCGCACTGGGTGCTGGATGAAGAGCGTGGTTATCTGGTGGCGCCGATGAAAGACGGTTTGCGGCTCACCACAGGGGCGGAGTTGGCGCTTTTGGATAGCCCGTCAACGCCGACGCAGCTGCGAGATGCCGAACCTGTGGCGCGCGACCTCCTGCCGCTCGGCGACAGAGTCGATGCTGTGCCGTGGAAGGGCGCGCGCCCGTGCATGCCGGACATGAAACCCGTGATTGGCGCAGTGCCTGGCGTAGAAGGCATGTGGTGTGCCTTTGGTCATGGTCATCAGGGCTTTACGCTCGGGCCAGCCACCGGTGAGCTGCTTGCCGCGCTGATGACCGGCGAAACACCGCACATCGATATGCAGCCGTTCAGTCCGGCAAGAAGGTTTTGACGTCGGCGCGCTCTCCGCTCAGGCTATTGCTGGCGTGAGTCCGCAAAAAACGCCGTTAAAAACGTCATGTCCTGTTGCTCGTCCAGCCGTTCGAGTTGGGCGAACAACGGCTCGGCGTGTCGAAGCGAAGCGCAGCAGTCGACAAATTTTTGCAGCCGTTCGGCGGGAGTAAAAGGCTCGATCAGGCTGCCTTTGGCCAGAGTGCGCTCGGCTTCGAATACCCGTCCATCCTTTAGCGTAACGGTAACGCGGTGCGGCAATCGCTCGCCCGGCGGCGTGTCTTTTTCCTGTGCGGCGCTGTAGGCCTGCATGGAGATCCGCGCCAATCGTTCGGGATCGGTGAGATCCGCGACACGCTGCGGCGTAAAATCGTTCACGCCCAGCGCGCCGTTACGCAGCAGCGTATCAACACAATATGGCATCGAAAAGCGGGCCTGCATCTCGTCTTCCGGCACGGTATACGCCAGATTGCGCTGATTGGCGATGCCAACCAGCGTTGCGACACTCACCACATCTTCATCGGCAAAGACATGCTGCTCGCGGATATCGCAAAGCGCATCGATAATCATGTGGGTCGAGCCGCAGCAAGGATGGCGTTTCGGCATCACGCCGACGGTTTCTATGACGTGTTTTTCGGTCGCAAGAATCTGTTCGGCGTTCCATCCGGACGGGGATTCCCCGCCGAACAGTTCTAAAAATCCCTGCGGGGCTTCGAGGATGTCGATACGCCCCTGCATTCCCTGCTCGGCAAAGCGCGCCGCATCAATGGCATTGCGCGCCGCCCAGCCCGCATGCAGCGGTTTGATCGGCGTGCCAAATTGCCCTTTTGTACCTGAGGCAAAACTGACCGCATTGCTTAACGCCCGCGCCATTCCCGCCGAGTCCAACCCCAATAACCGCGCGACGCCCGCCGCGGTGCCGATACAGCCGACCGTCGAGGTGCCGTGCCAGCCCGCCGTATAATGTGAAGGACCTACGCCCCAGCCGACAAAGGCCTGCGCCTGCAAACCCACCAAATAAGCATCAATTAGCTGGTGGCCGCTGGCGTTGATTTCATCGGCAACGGCTAATAATGCCGGAACCAGTACCGCCGAGGCGTGACTCATGCCCGGCTGGAAATTATCGTCATAATCGATGGCGTGCGCCGCCGTGGCGTTCAGTAAGGCGGCAATTGCCGCAGGCGCTTTGCCGCCACCAATCACTCGCGCACCGGCGTCTGGATTGAGATACTCCGAAAATGCCCTGCGCACCGCGCGGCTCGAAAAATCCTGTTGTCCGGCGTAGAGGCAGGCCAGCGTATCGGTTATCGCCAGCCGCGCCAGTTCGCGCGCCTGCAGGCTGAAAGAGTTTTGTCGATGACTCCAGGCGGCAATGGCTTCAATGGCGTTCATAGATATCGGTAGTCTCCGGCAAGGGTGAATCGGGAAAGTCACAGGTGGTCAGGCTGAGCGAGCGGGAATCTGTCGACGCGGCTCGCCGCCAGAAATTGCCGGGTATAAGGCTGCGTTGCCGCGCCGCAGCGGATTTCATCGGCGGTCAACTCTTCCAGCATTTTGCCCTGATGCATGATGGCGACGCGGTCGCAGAGATGCGCAACCACCGCGAGGTCGTGCGTGACCATCAAGTAGGTCAGATTGCGCTGCCGACGCAGCGTTTTCAAAAGGTTGAGGATTTCTGCCTGCACCGAAACGTCGAGCGCCGACGTGGGTTCGTCGAGCAGCAGAACCTGAGGTTCGATAATCAGTGCGCGGGCGAGGGCCACACGCTGGCGTTGTCCGCCCGAGAGCTGGTGGGGATAACGATAACGAAAGGCATCGCTGAGTCCGAGTGAGGTCAGCACCTCGCTGATGCGCTCCTCGCGGCGGTCCATGCCGTGAATCACCAGCGGTTCCAGCAGCGTGTGATACACCATTTTGCGCGGGTGCAAAGAGGCGTAGGGGTCCTGAAATACCATCTGAATCTGGCGATACTCCTCTTTATCGCGTCGGGCAGGCTGCTCGCGATTCTGATACAGAATTGCGCCGTCGTAGTGCGTATTTTGCCCTGTCAGGGTACGCAATATCGTGGATTTCCCGCAGCCGGATTCGCCAATCAGCCCGTAGCTCTCGCCGCGTGCAATGTTCAATGAAACCTTATCCACTACCAGACGTCGTTTATGCCCTTTTCCAAAGGCGATGCTGAGGTCTACCGTTTCAATCATGCGATCGGCGGTGAGCGGCGGCGTTTTCACGGTGTCGGATGACAGCATCATAAGGCTTCTCCATGACGGTAGACCGGACCGGTAAGCCAGGCAGGGTCGCGCGCGGGAATAGCCAGCATATCGACCGGATGCTTCAGGTCAGGCTGGCTCGCCAGCAGCGCACGCGTGTAGGGATGTTTGGCCAGATGCAACTGGTCGGCGGCTATCTCTTCCAGAATGCGACCGGCATACATCACCAGCGCGCGGTCGCAAAAACTCGATACCAGACTTAAATCGTGCGTGATAAACAGCAATCCGGTATTACGGCGTTCAAGCAGCGCATCGAGGACGCCCAACACCTGCTGGCGCACGGTAACGTCGAGCGCCGAGGTCGGTTCATCGGCGATGATGAGATCCGGCTCCGGAATCAGCATCATGGCAATCATGATGCGCTGGCCCATACCGCCGGAGATTTCGTGCGGATAAAGCCCGAAAACGCGCTGCGGATCGCGAATATTGACCGCCTCCAGCATGTCCATCGCCTTGATGCACGCCTCTTTTTCGCTGACGTTGAAATGAATGCGGTAGGCTTCCGTGATTTGATGGCCGACGCGCATCAGCGGATTGAGCGAGAATTTCGGATCCTGCATGATCATCGAAATCCTTTTGCCGCGAATTTTGCGCATTTCGCGCTCGGAACAGCGCAAAAGATCGATGTCGCCAAAACGCATTTTCGCCGCCGTCACCGTGGCACCGCGCGGCGTCAGTTTGAGCAGCGAACGGCCGGTCAATGACTTTCCCGAACCGGATTCGCCGACGAGGGCGACTTTTTCTCGTCCGATACTGAACGAAATATCACGCACGGCGTGATGTTGCTGCCGATGGCCTTTGAACACCACATTCAGGTTTTCGACCTCGAGCAGCGTTTCCTGTACACCCATTGCGTTATCAGTCATGGCGCAGATCCAGTACGTCGCGCAGGCCGTCACCAAACAGGTTGAAGGCAAGGCTGGTCAGAAGAATCGACAGGCCGGGAATGGCGGCAATCGTCCAGTGAGTCATCATGAATTGCCGTCCCGATGACAGCATCGCGCCCCATTCCGGGCTGGGTGCCTGCGCGCCAAGGCCCAGAAAGCCAAGGCCGGATGCGGTGAGAATAATGCCCGCCATGTTGAGCGTTAAACGCACAACTACCGACGGCAGACACATCGGAATAATGTGGCGCAAGATAATCCGCATTTGCGATGCGCCCTGTAAACGCACCGCCGCAACATAGTCCATCTTGCGAATCGACAGCGCCTCGGCCCTTGCCAGACGCGCAATCGGCGGCCATGCCGATAGCGAAATAGCAATAATCGCATTTTCAATGCCGGGACCGAGTGCGGCGACAAAACCGAGCGCCAGAATCAGGCTCGGAAAGGCGAGAAAAATATCGACGATGCGCATTAGAATCGTATCGGTCCAGCCGCCGACCGTGCCCGCAATGGTGCCGACCAGCAGGCCGATAGGGCCGACAATCAGCGCGCTCAGGCAGGTGATATACAGCGTAATACGGGCGCCATAGATTAAGCGGCTGTAAATATCGCGACCAAGCTCGTCGGTGCCGAGCCAATATTCGCGGCTTGGTGCGGTCAGCCGAAGTTGCAGGTCCTGCGCAAAGATATTGTGTGTCGCGAGCCACGGCGCAAAAATCGCGGCCACGCCGATGACAAGAATGACAATCAGCCCGAACATCGCCGACGTATTGCGGCGAAAACGACGCCATTGGCCGAGGCTTTGCTGCACCCGTGCCTGCCAGGGCGTGGCCGGGACAGGCGCATCGAGCCAGCCGCGCAGCGAACGGTGTTTCGGCTGTACAGCCGGTGTTTTCACGGAATCGGTCATGACTGCTCCTGTCGGGTGCGGGGATCGAAAATGCGATACAGCAGGTCGCAGACGAGGTTCAGCACCACAAAAATCACGCCAATCAGCAGCGAACATCCCACGACGGCGTTCATGTCTCCGGCCAGCATGGCATTGGTCAGATAGCGGCCAAAGCCCGGCCAGGCAAACACGGTTTCGGTCAGTACCGCGCCTTCAAGCAGGAAGGCGTAGGACAGCGCCACCACGGTGACCACTTGAACCGCTACATTGCGAAACGCATGGATCCACACGCTGCGCGCCCATGACAGGCCTTTTATCCGCGCGGTAATCACATACTCCTGCGACAGTTGTTCAATCATGAAACTGCGCGTCATCCGGCTGATATAGGAAAGTCCGCTGAGGCCCAAAATCGACGCAGGCAATATCAAATGACTGAATACGTTGCGAAAGGCCTCCCAATTGCCCGCAATCGCGGTATCTATCAGGTAAAAGCCGGTGACTTTATGCACGTCGAATTCATACATGAAATCGATACGCCCCGGTCCGCCAATCCAGCCAAGCGCAGCATAGAACAGCACAAGCCCCATCAGCCCAAGCCAGAAATTGGGCGCGGAATGACCCAGCAGGCCGATAAAGCGAATGCCGTGATCGAACCAGGTATTGCGGTACATGGCCGACAGCACGCCCGCCGGAATGCCAAGCGAGGTGCCTATCAGGGCGGCCAGACTGGCGAGCTCGAGGGTTGCCGGAAACACGCGGGCGATGTCTTCGCTGACCGGATGTCCGGTCGTCAGCGACGTACCAAAGTCCAGCATGCAGACGTGTTTCAGATAGAGCAGAAACTGTTCCCACAGCGGCTTGTCCAGCCCCAGCAGGACATACATTTTCTGATAGGCTTCCTGACTGGCGTTGTCGCCAAGCACAGACACCACCGGATCGATGGGCAGCAGCCGACCTATAAAGAAGGTCAGCGCCGCCAGTCCGAGCAGCGTAACCGCCACCGACACCAGCAGTTTGCCAAGCGAAGCGGCGCGTTCCGCTACCCTTGTCCACCGTGTTTCGGCAGGCTGCACGCCCGCCGTGGGTTCAATCAGCGACATCGGATCTCCTCCATTATTCCAGAACGGGATTATTTCGAAGCCACGGCGTAATAGACGCGAAAGCCGTTCCAGGTCCAGTCTTTCACGCTTTTATTCAACCCGGCGGTGTTGTACATCTGGAACATGATGGCGAACGGGCCTTGCTGCATCTGCTCTTCCTGCAGGGTGTGATAGCGCGCGACGCGTTTCTGCTCGTCGGGTTCCAGCAGCGCTTCATTGACCGCTTTGTTCATGGCCGCGTCAAAATAGGAGGCGCGCCAGCTCGGATACTGGGTTTTCTTGGCCTCCTTGCTGTTGTCCGGATTGGACACCAGCCGCGAGGCATTGCCGTAGGCATCAGGAACCGAGGTCTGCCAGGCCATCATCGCGCTCTGGAATTCACGCCCGCGTACGCGGCTGAACAGCTGGGCATTGGCCATGCTCTCAATCGACAGTTTTACGCCCACTTTGGCGGCGTTTTCCTGCGTATTCTGGGCAATAGGCGCGGAGTGCGGCAGCGTACCGATATAGACCTTGGCGGAAAAACCGTTCGGATAACCGGCTTCGGTCAGCAGCTGTCGGGCCTTGACCAAATCCAGCTTGAACGGCTGGCCCTTGTCTTTGTCCAGCGCGCCGAATGCGCCGAGTTGGGCAAAGCTCGCGCGCGGCACGCCGAGATAAGGCATCACAGTCGACGCCAGACCTTGATAATCAATCAGATAACGCATCGCCAGACGCACTTTCTCGTTTTTGAAAATCGGGTCTTCCGCGTTCATGGTCCAGAAAAACAATTGTGGTTTGAGCACTTTCTCGATGTTCACTTTGCCGCTCTTGTCGAGATCGCGCAGGTCGTCCGGCGCTAAATCGCGGGCAATATCGACATCGCCCTGTGTCAGCAACAGGCGCTGCGTGCCGGTTTCGGCCACGTGACGAATCAGGATGCGTTTCAGCCTGGGCTTGCTGCCGTAGTAATTTTCATTGGCCTGCAATACCAGACCTTCGCCCGCATTCCAGCGCACCAGTTGATAAGGTCCGATACAGGCGGTGTGCGTCGTGAGATATTTATTGCCCATGTCATTGCCGACGATATTCTTCTCGAGCAGGGCTTTATCGAGGGTGATCGCGACATCATTGGCGGCGATCGCCTGCAAGATAAGGTTGGTCGGGTAGGGTTTGTCGAGTTTCATCACCAGCGTGTTGTCGTCCGGCGCAATTATCCGCTCTTTGACGTTCTCTTTGGTAAAACCATATTCGGTCAACGTGGCCGAATTGCCGAAACCGAGCAGCACGACACGCTGCATCGACCACGCCAGATCCTGCGCGCTGCCTTTATTTCCGGACGGGAACACCAGACCGCTGTTCAGGTGAAAGGTGAGGGTTTTCCTGTCGGCGGAAATGTCCCAGCTTTTTGCCAGCGACGGAATGATTTTCGATTCATCCTTCGGATCGAAATCCACCAGCGTGTCGCAGGTGTTCTTAATCAGCTCATTGGTCACCACCTCGCCGATTTGCGCAGGGTCGAAGGTGCTTATCGCATCGATATTCCAGGCCATGACCAGCGAATCGGCGGGCGTTTCGGCCTGTGCCGCGAGCGGAATTACACTGCCTGCAAGCGATAGCGCAATCAGGGCGGTCAGCCGTTTTTTCGGGTCGCGCAGGCGCGGGTGAATGTCATCATGCGGATTCCTCCGTCGGGCGCGGTTGCAACGGCGGTGAAACCTCGGCGGGAATCGGGCAGACATAAGGCGTTTCGGCGGTTAACGCGTAATGCGCGGTTTTCGCCTGTGCCAGCAGCACTTTGTCGGTCAGGGTGTCGATGGCGGTTGCGGCCATGATTTTGGCGACATAGGCCAAACCTTTGTGCGCGGCAGGCATTTTGCCCTGAGCGGTGAGCTGCCACGAGTGGCCCGGCGTGCCGATGGCGTAGGTCGGCACATGCGCCTGAACGGTCGGGATTTTCCAGCTGATATCGCCGACGTCGGTCGAGCCGAGCATCAGTTCGCCCGAGGCTTCCAGAGGCACAATGAATTCACACAGCGGCGACGCCTGCTGCGGCTTTTTGATGCCGATACGGCGATAGGCGCTGCTGATGTCTTCGGGGCTGAGGGTTGCCTGAATCTCGGCGGCAAAGGCTTTGTCGGCATCGTCGAATTCAGGCGGGCCGAGTAATTCGAAGTTGCGCTGCATCGCCTCTTCCAGCGGTGCGTTGCCGAGCAGATTGGCAACGGCGCTCATGATGCTGATATCGACCGTGGTTTCGGTCATCATCGCTGCACCGTTGGCGACCTTCTTGACGCGTTCGTTAAGGGCGAACATGGCGTGGACATCACGGGAGCGAATGGCGTAACGCACCGCCGCGCGAGCCTGCACCACGTTGGGCGCGATACCACCGGCGTCGAGCATGGCATAGTGAATCCGCGAATCCGCAGGGACATGCTCGCGCAGATAGTTGACGCCCACATTCATCAGTTCGACGGCATCCAGGGCGCTGCGGCCAAGGTGCGGTGCGGCGGCGGCGTGGGAAGCGCGGCCATGAAACACGAAATCCATGCGGGTATTGGCCAGCGATTCCGCCCGTGCCACTTCGCTAAAGGCCGATGGATGCCAAGTGATGGCGATATCCACGTCGTCAAATGCGCCCGCGCGGGCCATAAAGGATTTGGCCGCGCCGCCTTCTTCGGCAGGACACCCGTAATAACGCACGCGGCCCGGTGTGCCGGTTTCTGCCAGCCAGTCTTTTATCGCGGTCGCGGCCAGCATCGCCGCAGACCCCAGCAAATTGTGTCCGCAGCCATGACCATGACCGTTGCCCGGCAAGGCTTCCTGACGTGCCAGACCGGCGACCTGACTCAAACCGGGCAGGGCATCGTACTCGCCCAGAATGGCG
It encodes:
- a CDS encoding MFS transporter; protein product: MNMVDAIIGKAAKDNKYWVLGLLYTAWCIAFVDRVVLSLGSPVIARELNLSPTEIGLVLSIFYFGFWLMQLPGGWLADRFGSKAIIMIGIGCWSLFTLFTGMAWSLGALLVIRLLFGVGEGIFPSASVKGVTENFSLEDKPKVSSFLMSSNYIGSMLAPLLIAPLLIHFGWRHVFMMIGGLGIAFVLVYGLTVRRKESCTAVHQRMNGADLRELLRKPLMWKLAAVWFGLSLINKGLDTWMPIYLMTERGLNLKAVGVLLPIPYLMAGIATMLGGWVMIKFFDGKEKYMLMVSAALTAFFLYFMYSAQSISAVIAAQACVYFFKSFVFAVAIALPTKILAEKMMGTGIGMINFGGQAAGFVAPLVIGVLVQHYSYSAAFIFLMIAAASSVVISMTLRTPTSQQIKAERA
- a CDS encoding amidase, coding for MTELCDLSATEARSLIGQKQISPVELTESCIRRIEEVNPAVNAVVAHDFAAARAQARQQEQAVVRGETLGPLHGLPLGVKDMIDAAGLPTSCGSLSRKDYLPEKDERLVRVLREAGANVLGKTNVPEWGAGGNSRNPVYGTTGNPFDTTKSAAGSSGGSAAGLASGMFPIATGSDTGGSLRNPAAFNGVVGFRPTAGLIPAEKRGTAWLQISTLGPMARTVEDVATLFTVMMGEDKSDPLAHTVHGRTMRHAREFTPIAPLDLSAQRVALTTDFGFAPTETGVAETFIEKTGRFKQVFKCAEFATPDCSGTDEAFEKIRSLMFLTGTRELYQRDPNQVGENVRLNVEEGLRYTAQDIARGLDLQTQIYRRWQLFFDDYDFMLSPSVTISPRPWTELYPKEINGQATRTYYHWLALAYASTIAGLPSVSLPVGVDQYGMPFGLQIIGPRGGDVQLLRMAYALQEQLKGSPSTARPVPDIAALKRARPIADMPDFYLPVGQG
- a CDS encoding RidA family protein; the encoded protein is MSIPANLPFSPIRIVDGIAYLSGEVPFEADGSFASSITQQTDTMLGRVKARLEEHGIRMRDVISCTVYLTDKAYFAEFNQAYARWFTAPLPVRTTVCAGMMVDDAAMEITVIARVPA
- a CDS encoding FAD-dependent oxidoreductase, coding for MKYDVLVLGAGMVGVSSALHLQARGRSVVLFDRQAAGLETSFGNAGIIQREAVRPYAFPRALSVIAGAATNRRLDVRYHAAALRHVAGPLLRYFNHSASAPYARIAADYASMIAMSIDTHAELIRAAQAESLVKKQGWLMLMRSEKIWRPPLPRPTCCTAKTA
- a CDS encoding FAD-binding oxidoreductase, which gives rise to MHRENGVNHRKLNRAELAALEPGIAKDQLAGAVHWTDPWTLRSPGELVQAYAALFTQRGGEMRLGDALSLEKQAEGWQVRTQSGETVTAKEVVIALGPWTTRLTERFGFAPPMFVKRGYHMHYAALPDRKLAHWVLDEERGYLVAPMKDGLRLTTGAELALLDSPSTPTQLRDAEPVARDLLPLGDRVDAVPWKGARPCMPDMKPVIGAVPGVEGMWCAFGHGHQGFTLGPATGELLAALMTGETPHIDMQPFSPARRF
- a CDS encoding MmgE/PrpD family protein encodes the protein MNAIEAIAAWSHRQNSFSLQARELARLAITDTLACLYAGQQDFSSRAVRRAFSEYLNPDAGARVIGGGKAPAAIAALLNATAAHAIDYDDNFQPGMSHASAVLVPALLAVADEINASGHQLIDAYLVGLQAQAFVGWGVGPSHYTAGWHGTSTVGCIGTAAGVARLLGLDSAGMARALSNAVSFASGTKGQFGTPIKPLHAGWAARNAIDAARFAEQGMQGRIDILEAPQGFLELFGGESPSGWNAEQILATEKHVIETVGVMPKRHPCCGSTHMIIDALCDIREQHVFADEDVVSVATLVGIANQRNLAYTVPEDEMQARFSMPYCVDTLLRNGALGVNDFTPQRVADLTDPERLARISMQAYSAAQEKDTPPGERLPHRVTVTLKDGRVFEAERTLAKGSLIEPFTPAERLQKFVDCCASLRHAEPLFAQLERLDEQQDMTFLTAFFADSRQQ
- a CDS encoding ABC transporter ATP-binding protein, with amino-acid sequence MMLSSDTVKTPPLTADRMIETVDLSIAFGKGHKRRLVVDKVSLNIARGESYGLIGESGCGKSTILRTLTGQNTHYDGAILYQNREQPARRDKEEYRQIQMVFQDPYASLHPRKMVYHTLLEPLVIHGMDRREERISEVLTSLGLSDAFRYRYPHQLSGGQRQRVALARALIIEPQVLLLDEPTSALDVSVQAEILNLLKTLRRQRNLTYLMVTHDLAVVAHLCDRVAIMHQGKMLEELTADEIRCGAATQPYTRQFLAASRVDRFPLAQPDHL
- a CDS encoding ABC transporter ATP-binding protein; the encoded protein is MTDNAMGVQETLLEVENLNVVFKGHRQQHHAVRDISFSIGREKVALVGESGSGKSLTGRSLLKLTPRGATVTAAKMRFGDIDLLRCSEREMRKIRGKRISMIMQDPKFSLNPLMRVGHQITEAYRIHFNVSEKEACIKAMDMLEAVNIRDPQRVFGLYPHEISGGMGQRIMIAMMLIPEPDLIIADEPTSALDVTVRQQVLGVLDALLERRNTGLLFITHDLSLVSSFCDRALVMYAGRILEEIAADQLHLAKHPYTRALLASQPDLKHPVDMLAIPARDPAWLTGPVYRHGEAL
- a CDS encoding ABC transporter permease; protein product: MTDSVKTPAVQPKHRSLRGWLDAPVPATPWQARVQQSLGQWRRFRRNTSAMFGLIVILVIGVAAIFAPWLATHNIFAQDLQLRLTAPSREYWLGTDELGRDIYSRLIYGARITLYITCLSALIVGPIGLLVGTIAGTVGGWTDTILMRIVDIFLAFPSLILALGFVAALGPGIENAIIAISLSAWPPIARLARAEALSIRKMDYVAAVRLQGASQMRIILRHIIPMCLPSVVVRLTLNMAGIILTASGLGFLGLGAQAPSPEWGAMLSSGRQFMMTHWTIAAIPGLSILLTSLAFNLFGDGLRDVLDLRHD
- a CDS encoding ABC transporter permease, with product MSLIEPTAGVQPAETRWTRVAERAASLGKLLVSVAVTLLGLAALTFFIGRLLPIDPVVSVLGDNASQEAYQKMYVLLGLDKPLWEQFLLYLKHVCMLDFGTSLTTGHPVSEDIARVFPATLELASLAALIGTSLGIPAGVLSAMYRNTWFDHGIRFIGLLGHSAPNFWLGLMGLVLFYAALGWIGGPGRIDFMYEFDVHKVTGFYLIDTAIAGNWEAFRNVFSHLILPASILGLSGLSYISRMTRSFMIEQLSQEYVITARIKGLSWARSVWIHAFRNVAVQVVTVVALSYAFLLEGAVLTETVFAWPGFGRYLTNAMLAGDMNAVVGCSLLIGVIFVVLNLVCDLLYRIFDPRTRQEQS